The genomic DNA AGAGGCCGGCCAATTCACTAGTCTTCGTTGTCACGGCGTTCTCTGGAAATGTTTCACGTGGAACCACTCCATATTTAGCAATTAACGCCGCGGCCATCGCCCACTGACCCCCATCATCGCCGGGGCGACTCAAATAAAAAGCAACTTCTCGATCTGACAGGGGGCGATCGGCGAGGGCAATCATGTGCGCATAGAACATGTTGGCCCGTTCAATTTTATCCCAGAAAAAAAGATAACTTTGTGATAACTCTAAATCTGGCACGTGATATTGAGCGGCCATCCGATGCCGGAGCGTATTGAGAATCGAAAATAACCAACACCGACCACTCTGCTTCTGGTTCGCAACCTTCCCCGTTTTAACCTCATCAGAGAAAACATTCGTTAATTTTTGCACTACCTGATCATTCTTGGCGGTTTGGTTAATCCCGTTACTATTTACGGCATTTGTCACAATTTGGTGGGCTGGCCAGGCTTCATAATGAGCCTGCATGGCTTTAATTTGATCCACTGAGAGCGGCTTTGCAAAATCCATGGAGAATCGCTTCCTTTCGTTTGTAGCCATTGTACGGATTTCTCAGCGCAAAGGCAATCAAAATCAATCGACCCGAAGTGCACCGGTGCTGCTTCGCGGTGCTGGCTAAAAAAGGACGGCCCGCACTTCTCAAGGACCGCCCTTGCTCAATTCAGTCAGGCTAGCTTTTCCATCCAACCTGATTCCTGCTGGTAATCTTTAACTAATGCTTCGTCTGCCGGGGTTTACGTAACCATTTCCAAGCTACGCCCCCGACTATTGCTAAGCCAATTAAACCAGCAACGCCCCAGAGAAAAATCCCATGCTGGTTCCGTTTGGAAGCCTGCTTCGCCGGCTGCTGCTTGGTAGCCTTTTTCTTTTTAGTTGCCTTCGTTTGTTGATCAGTTTGTTGCTGGTTGTTACTTGGCGCTTGCTGTTGGTTAGCTCCCTGTTTGGTTGACGCACGCTGCTTCTTTTCGCTAGTTGCTGAATTGTTAGCATGCGGTTGCGTTCCTTGGACGGCTTGCTCATTCTCGTGCTGAGAACTAGTTTGTGATCGCCCGTTCTCACCCGTAGCCTTTCCAGGCGCTGGGGTTTGTTTACTGGAATTACCAGTCGCAGTATACACAATCGTCATTTCGGAAACATCTGTAACCCCGTCGTCACCGCCAAACACCATCTCGGGCCCATTGTTATCATTTTGCCCGTTTTCAATTCGAAAATAGCTGTAGCCACTAATTGCGGGGACGTCAGCAACATACCTCGTTCCAGTTGCCCCCGTCGCCGTGGTAGCTGGACGAATCGACTTTCCAGTTTGATCTACATAATGAACAATAATTTTACCCTGGCTCACGTTCGTGGCCGCTTGCGAAATCATCGGATTAGCAACAGTGGGAATAAATCCAAGTGATCCAATCGTCGTAGCCAGCATAACAGTTGCAATTAATTTTTGCTTTTTCATTGGTAGTTCGTCCTCCTCACCCCAGATTATAGCACGCTTGCTAATCACTAAATCAGAATAATTATAACCATTCCCATTAAAATAAAAACCAGCCCACCAAAGTGAGCTGGTTTTCAGCGTTATTTTGCCTGATGATTAATGTTATTGCGGGCAGTGGCGTTGCTGCCAAATGGTAAGGTTTGTACCACTCCGATAATCTTATCCTTCGGGACAAAGCCCCAGTAACGACTATCGTTTGAGACCTTCCGGTTATCCCCTAGGACAAAGTATTTATCCTTGGGGACCTTCACTACGCCACGATCCTTCAACCAGTTGGGCGCCTGCGTTGAGAGGGAGTGGAGGTCCCAATTCCCCTTTTGCTGGGAATATTCGGTTCCCTCCGTTTGCGCGTCCTTACTGATGTAGGGTTGCTTAACGACTTGGTCATTTACGTATAGTTGGTTATTCTTAAATGCCACCGTATCGCCTGGCACCGCAATGACCCGCTTCACGTAGTCGGTTCCGGCCGTCCCCAACACCCGCTTTACTGCGCCGTCATTCGAAGCAGCGTTCGGATCCACGCCCGTCGCATTAAACACAATCACGCTCCCCGGTTTCGGCTTGGCTTGCCGCCACACCATAATCGTCTGCCGGTCATGCAGGTTAGGATCCATTGAAGGTCCACTCACCTTTGCCACCGTGAAAAAGGTTTGCTTAATCACCAGCGCAATGGCTAATCCCAATACAATTGGGATCACCCAGCTTAAAATTCCTTTAAAAGTTTTCATGTCTCTACTCCTTCAGTTTGATCACGCTGTTCCTATTTTATCATTTTAACGGCGATTTCGGTTTAAAAAGTTCTCCTTTTGCTGGGTAACCTCAGCGTTCAAAAAGCCCGCGGGACCGTGAGGCACCTCTGGCACAACGTGCACTTCCACCTGATCACTGCCAATTACCGTTGCGAGCTGAGCACCAAGGTTAATGGTTTGAATGTAGGGAACCACGCGGTCACCCGTCCCAGCGTACATTAATACCGGGACCATCTGCTGATTCAAATACGTAGCCGGATTGGCCTGCGCATTCAATTCCGGGACATCAACCGGCCGGTGCCACCCGAGCATAGCGCCCTCAAAGGAATCCGCTTCGCCAATTTCCGCAAACTTCGGTTCCTGCTTTAAAATGGCAAACTGGGCTTTCATGGCAGCTAAATCATATGGTCCGTAGGAAGCAATCACTCCGGTTACCCGGTCGCTAACCCCAAAATCGTTGCCAAAGTTACTCTGTAAGTGCCCGGAACCACTGGACGCTGCCACTAACATGGCCAGCTGTGCTCCGGACGACTCCCCCATAAGAAACACGTTGTGCGGATCAAACTGATATTCTGGAGCGTGCGCTTTAACCCACCGGACGACGGCTTTCAACTCATACACGGGCTGGGGAAAGGGGGCCATGTAACTTAGCGAGTAGTTTGGACTCACGATTGCATATCCCCGCTGGCGCAGAGCTAGTGCCCCCGCTAACTTCTGGGAACTTTTGGCACCAAAGTAGAGGCCCCCGCCGTGAATGTCAATAATAACTGGAAACGGAGCAGAACCCGTATCCGGCCAGTAAACGTCTAACTGGTGCCGGGCTCCCGCTGCGTAGGGAAGATCGACTTGTTTGCGGTTAATCGTTGCCGTATCGGCCGGCACAAAGTGGGCTGCGCGTTCAATAAACTTTTCCATTAATCTCACACTTTCATCTTACCGGATCAAGAAGTACGTTAATTTTAACGCACTTAGCTGATCCTTGGGGCCATTTCCGTTGGACCCTGGCAACCATCAACCTAAAAGCGTTGCATTAACCGGGCCATCAAGATGGTCAGGATTAATAAATCAGCAGAGCCCCCCAGACTCAGTCGCTGTGCGGCAAACTGCTCGGTCATTTGTTGTAAAGCGTTCCAATCTAACCGACCGGTGGTGTGTTTCACGTGTAACATTTCCTGGGCCTGGGTCTGAACCTTGCTAACAATGGCGGGGGTGCCGGCCCGTTTAATCAGATTACTATCCCGACTATTCGCGACAATCGCAAGCAGGGCCGTTAAAATCCGTTCTTGACGGCTGCCTGAACTAGTTAAGAAAGCAGGCAGCCCGTGCTGAAAGACCGTCGGAAACCCAGCTTCGGCCTCACCACGAATTCCGGTCGTACCGTACTGCAGGTACTGTCGTTCGCCAGCCGTTAGGGGCTGTTTGTGCTGTAAATTGGCAAAATCAGTTTGCACTAATCCAGCGGTCATTCCCCGAACGGTAGTAATAATTTCTGCTAACTGAACTCCCGTTCCTACTGATTTTGCCTGGGCCTGCCCACAGGCTGCCACCATGATTCCCAGCCCAAAGATGGCGCCCTTGTGAGTATTTACGTTGTTAGTCACGGTAAACATCCGCCGTTCGGCCGCCATACCGAGGGGGCGCAGGCTTGCCATTAACGCTGGTAACGAGGCCCCGGTAAAGGTTAAGCCGGTTTGAAAGCACTGCGCTAGGTAAGGTTGCAGGCTTACGGCACTATCGATAAACAAATAGACGTCCATGTCCTCATGTCCCCGATTATCAACGGGATCCACCAACCCCGGCTTGGGATGGGTCACGACCTCGTCTAAGAGGGACGCCACTGCGGTTTGACTAATGGATTCCGCATTCTGCTTCGCAATGGTCTCGGCAAGTATTGGCTCAGTCATCTCCAAAAACCTCCGCATAAACCCAGTTAAAGTAAGCCTGAAGCTCAGTGACAGAATGGGTGCGATTGCGACCACATTCTTTGGCAGGCCGGTCACAGAGAAAGCACCGGCGCGCTTGCTCGCCTAACTCCTGCCGCGCGTAATGCACCTGGGCCTGCGTGAGGACATCCGCATCAAACAATCTCCCGAGGGGCGGCTGATTTTCAAAGGCAACCGCCCGGCGCTTGGCCTCCCAGCCATCGATGGCAAAAACATAAAAGGCTTCTGTACCAGCAAGACCGGTAGTAACCACGGGCGCTTGCAGGCGGGCGATACCTTGAAACTGACGTTCTAACAG from Fructilactobacillus ixorae includes the following:
- a CDS encoding MucBP domain-containing protein produces the protein MKKQKLIATVMLATTIGSLGFIPTVANPMISQAATNVSQGKIIVHYVDQTGKSIRPATTATGATGTRYVADVPAISGYSYFRIENGQNDNNGPEMVFGGDDGVTDVSEMTIVYTATGNSSKQTPAPGKATGENGRSQTSSQHENEQAVQGTQPHANNSATSEKKQRASTKQGANQQQAPSNNQQQTDQQTKATKKKKATKQQPAKQASKRNQHGIFLWGVAGLIGLAIVGGVAWKWLRKPRQTKH
- the lepB gene encoding signal peptidase I, with the translated sequence MKTFKGILSWVIPIVLGLAIALVIKQTFFTVAKVSGPSMDPNLHDRQTIMVWRQAKPKPGSVIVFNATGVDPNAASNDGAVKRVLGTAGTDYVKRVIAVPGDTVAFKNNQLYVNDQVVKQPYISKDAQTEGTEYSQQKGNWDLHSLSTQAPNWLKDRGVVKVPKDKYFVLGDNRKVSNDSRYWGFVPKDKIIGVVQTLPFGSNATARNNINHQAK
- a CDS encoding alpha/beta hydrolase, whose product is MEKFIERAAHFVPADTATINRKQVDLPYAAGARHQLDVYWPDTGSAPFPVIIDIHGGGLYFGAKSSQKLAGALALRQRGYAIVSPNYSLSYMAPFPQPVYELKAVVRWVKAHAPEYQFDPHNVFLMGESSGAQLAMLVAASSGSGHLQSNFGNDFGVSDRVTGVIASYGPYDLAAMKAQFAILKQEPKFAEIGEADSFEGAMLGWHRPVDVPELNAQANPATYLNQQMVPVLMYAGTGDRVVPYIQTINLGAQLATVIGSDQVEVHVVPEVPHGPAGFLNAEVTQQKENFLNRNRR
- the citG gene encoding triphosphoribosyl-dephospho-CoA synthase CitG, with amino-acid sequence MTEPILAETIAKQNAESISQTAVASLLDEVVTHPKPGLVDPVDNRGHEDMDVYLFIDSAVSLQPYLAQCFQTGLTFTGASLPALMASLRPLGMAAERRMFTVTNNVNTHKGAIFGLGIMVAACGQAQAKSVGTGVQLAEIITTVRGMTAGLVQTDFANLQHKQPLTAGERQYLQYGTTGIRGEAEAGFPTVFQHGLPAFLTSSGSRQERILTALLAIVANSRDSNLIKRAGTPAIVSKVQTQAQEMLHVKHTTGRLDWNALQQMTEQFAAQRLSLGGSADLLILTILMARLMQRF
- the citX gene encoding citrate lyase holo-[acyl-carrier protein] synthase, whose protein sequence is MKDLFATGTPQTIAAVLQSKDHRARQQQQLVTKFPTGTVVALKLNVPGPIKTNAALQRLFTVGQRLLERQFQGIARLQAPVVTTGLAGTEAFYVFAIDGWEAKRRAVAFENQPPLGRLFDADVLTQAQVHYARQELGEQARRCFLCDRPAKECGRNRTHSVTELQAYFNWVYAEVFGDD